A stretch of DNA from Anaerolineae bacterium:
CGGCCTTGATACAACAGGGTGAGCAGGTCTATCCCTTAGTCCAACAGTTCGGCGCGGATTTTGGTGTCGGTGATTTCGTCTGTAAAAGCCTGGTAGCCCATAAAAAGGGCCCCCACCCCCACCGACAAAATGACTCGCCCGTTGGACAGGTTGTCCAGCGTGGCGGTCTCGCTGGACAGCTTCCAGGGACGCATGCGCGGCAACGGGCTGAGCATGGTACCCAGGCGGATACGCTCTGTGCGCATAGCCGCGGCGGTCAGCGCCACCCACACATCAACGTGCCATACTCCTTCCGGCATAAAGAAACCATCCCACCCGGCGGCCTCGGCCTCATGCGCACGCTCGGCCACGGTACGCGCCCCGTCGTTGAAAGGTAA
This window harbors:
- a CDS encoding LLM class flavin-dependent oxidoreductase, whose amino-acid sequence is MPSLKYGFILPFNDGARTVAERAHEAEAAGWDGFFMPEGVWHVDVWVALTAAAMRTERIRLGTMLSPLPRMRPWKLSSETATLDNLSNGRVILSVGVGALFMGYQAFTDEITDTKIRAELLD